AAAGACTTAATTACTGGAAAAACCTTAGAGAAAACTTTTAAATCAGGTGAGTCACTTGAGGCCGCAGATGTCATGGAATTGGAAATGCAGTATTTGTATAGTGATGGAGAAAAGTGGCATTTTATGGATCCTGCATCATTTGAACAATTTGATTTAGGTCAGGAGTCAATGGGTAGCGCCTTAAACTATCTCGTAGAGCAAGACACTTGTATTGTAACGCTTTGGAATAATAATCCAATATCAGTCAACCCACCTAATCATGTTATTTTGGAAGTTACTGATACAGATCCTGGACTCAAGGGTGATACAGCAGGTACTGGTGGAAAGCCAGCCACATTAAATACAGGTGTTGTTGTTCAAGTTCCTTTATTTGTAAGTATAGGCGATAAAGTTAAAGTTGATACAAGAACGAATGAATACTCAGGGCGTGCTTAATTGACGTCTTCATGTCTAAAGTTAAAAAAAATCTCAGGGAGTATCAAGACTTTACTCGAACAATTCGAGATTTCTTTTATTCACGTCAAGTCATCGAGGTAGTAACCCCTTCTCTATTGCAAGCGCCATCAACCGACGTTTACATTGATAGCATTGAAGTCTTGGTTAATCAGGCCCTCGCAAAATCATCCAAGTTTTACCTGCACACTTCACCAGAACTTGAAATGAAGCGACTGTTATCTAAAGGGAGTGGTGATATTTTTCAAATTTGTCAGGTTTTTAGAGACAACGAGCATGGACGAATCAACTCTAATGAGTTCACAATGCTTGAGTTTTACCGTATTAAATTTAACATACATCAACTGATGGATGAAATCATAGAGCTATTGGCTGCTCTAGGTTCAAGTGCACCCACAAAGAAGCTGTCATATGCCCAAGTATTTTTTGAGTATTCAGAAATCGATATACTCAATAGTGACATTCATGATCTCAAAGAGATAACGAATTCATTGGGTTTAAATTCTGATTACGAGTGGATTGAAGATATCCAAATGCTGCTTTTTGTTCATTTAATTGAACCAAAGCTCAAAGAGATCCCCATATGCTTAATCTATGATTTTCCAAAACAGCAGGCTGCCCTTGCCGAAATTCATGGCCCTATAGCACATCGATTTGAAATGTACATGAATGGCACTGAGATTGCCAATGGCTACCAAGAAATACAGTTTGCGAATGATTACCGAGACCGCTTTAATACTGAACTCAATAAAAGGAAGGCCTTATCTAAGCCTTTTGAGTTCCTTGATCATGGCTTCCTGGAGGACCTTGAAGAAGGCATCCCTAAATGCTCTGGAGTAGCCATTGGGATTGAGAGACTATATTCATTATTGAGTCTATAATTGAAAGTGAACTAAACATTAAAGAGGGCCTCTAAATAACTTTGGAAAATTCAAACGCACCTTTTTGGCAGACTAAGTCGCTTCAAGAAATGAGCGTTGAGGAGTGGGAGTCACTCTGCGATGGATGTGGGCGATGCTGTCTACATAAGCTAGAAGATGATAGTTCGGGGAAGGTTTACTTTACAGATGTTGCATGCCATTATCTTGATGAAGAGAGCTGCTCTTGTCCACATTATTTAGATCGTCAAAAGTATGTCCCAGATTGCTTAACTATTAATCCAGGTTGGGGT
This sequence is a window from Candidatus Pseudothioglobus singularis PS1. Protein-coding genes within it:
- the efp gene encoding elongation factor P: MNYNTSQFKNGMKLMLEGNPCSIVNNEIVKPGKGQAFNRVKFKDLITGKTLEKTFKSGESLEAADVMELEMQYLYSDGEKWHFMDPASFEQFDLGQESMGSALNYLVEQDTCIVTLWNNNPISVNPPNHVILEVTDTDPGLKGDTAGTGGKPATLNTGVVVQVPLFVSIGDKVKVDTRTNEYSGRA
- the epmA gene encoding EF-P lysine aminoacylase EpmA, coding for MSKVKKNLREYQDFTRTIRDFFYSRQVIEVVTPSLLQAPSTDVYIDSIEVLVNQALAKSSKFYLHTSPELEMKRLLSKGSGDIFQICQVFRDNEHGRINSNEFTMLEFYRIKFNIHQLMDEIIELLAALGSSAPTKKLSYAQVFFEYSEIDILNSDIHDLKEITNSLGLNSDYEWIEDIQMLLFVHLIEPKLKEIPICLIYDFPKQQAALAEIHGPIAHRFEMYMNGTEIANGYQEIQFANDYRDRFNTELNKRKALSKPFEFLDHGFLEDLEEGIPKCSGVAIGIERLYSLLSL
- a CDS encoding YcgN family cysteine cluster protein; translated protein: MENSNAPFWQTKSLQEMSVEEWESLCDGCGRCCLHKLEDDSSGKVYFTDVACHYLDEESCSCPHYLDRQKYVPDCLTINPGWGEKFNWLPTTCAYRLLYEGKALHEWHPLISGDKNSVHLAGISVRGRTYRDNEINEDQLFEHVIKWVE